Genomic DNA from uncultured Acetobacterium sp.:
CGGGCTAATCTGGAAGCCATTATGAGTGCAGAAAAATTCATTTTTCTGGAGTATTTTATTGTAACTGGCGGAAAAATGTATGATGAACTGATGTCAGCTTTGTTTGAAAAAGCGGCTATGGGGGTTGAAGTACGGATGATGGTCGATGAAATGGGCAGTTTATCAACGCTACCAAAGGATTTTTATCAAATCTGTGCCGCACATCAGATCAAAAGCATTCCCTTTAATCCGTTGTCAGCTTCACTTTTTAAATTTATTAGCTTTCGGGATCATCGGAAAATGACGATCGTGGATGGTAATGTGGCCATTACCGGTGGAATCAACATCGGGGATGAATATATCAATGAAAAAGTGAGGTTTGGCCATTGGAAGGATATGGCCGTGTATCTGGAAGGGGATGCGGTTTTTAGCCTGACAACCATGTTTCTTAATATATGGGAATACGTCTCTGGGGAACCATCTCTAATTGAAGATTATCGGGGTACCCGGGAAAGTTCAAAAGCGGATGGCCTGGTTATGCCCTTTTGTGATGGCCCGACTAATTTAAAAAATCCGGCGGTCAATACCTACATGACTGTTTTTAACAATGCCAAGGAATATATTTATCTGACAACTCCCTATCTTATTCTCGATACCGACCTGACAAATTGTATTTTACTGGCGGCACGAAGTGGTGTCGATGTCCGCATTATCACTCCGGGTATTCCCGATAAAAAGATGGTTTATGCCACAACCCGGGCTTTTTATGGCGATCTTTTAGCTGAAGGGGTACGAATTTACGAATACGCTCCGGGATTCATTCACGGAAAGGTTCTGGTAACCGATGATCAGGTGTCAATTGTTGGATCGATTAACATGGATTATCGTAGTCTGACCTGGAATTATGAATGTGGAACCTGGATTTACGGGTCTGAAACGGTGCTGGAGATCAAAAAAGATCTGTTGGACTGCATTAATGTAAGTCGAGAGGTGCGCTATGCGGATTGGGAGAAATCGTCATTTATTAAAAAGGTGGGGCAGTCTGTTTTAAGAATCATGGGTCCGTTGATGTAGTTAAATAATGGAGGAAACGTTTATGAAAATCGTTGCAGTTCAAATGAAGGTTGCGTTAAAACAGGTCGAGCAAAATTATGCCAATGCCGAAGCATGGATTAGAAAAGCCGCAACTGCTGAGGCAGATGTGGTGGTGTTGCCGGAAATGTGGAGCGGTGGATTTATTACCGGTGAGTTGGATGAGCGGCTGGCAGATGTGGATGGACAACGCACGCAAGCATTTTTGGCAAAACTGGCTAGTGAACTGAATGTCAATATTGTCGGGGGATCGGTGGCGACTAAAAAGGGTGCGGATTATTTTAATACATGTTACGTAGCCGACCGCGGAGGCCGTATTATAGCAGACTATGATAAGGCTCATTTGTTCAGTTTTGCCGGCGAAGACCAACGCTATCGTTCTGGCGATAAACTGGCGACTTTTCAACTTGATGGGATAGCGTGCGGCGTTGTGATCTGCTATGAGATCCGTTTCCCAGAGTGGTGCAGAAAACAAGCCCTGGCTGAGACAAAAGTCCTTTTTATACCAGCCGAATGGCCCTTGCTGCGGGTGGGCCACTGGCGCATTTTAAACCAAGCCAGAGCCATCGAAAACCAGATGTTTGTAGTAGCTGTCAATGGCTGTGGTGATGCGATGAAAGATCGTCAAAACGCCGGGAATTCGATGATCATTGATCCTTTGGGAAATCTTCTGGCCGACGCCGGCGAAGTACCACAAGAAAAGATGATTCTGGGGGATGTGGATTTGGCTGAGCTGGACAAGATCAGAAATAACATGACCGTCTTTAACGACCGGAGAACCGATCTTTATTAATTCAATGAAAAAATTTAATAAAAATAGCAGTAAAAAATAATGCGAGACTCGCTATCAGGTAACAGGTCTTTTGGTAAGCGTAATAAAAAAATGGGCAAGCCGTTTAAAATCTATGTTCGCGGGTATGAGGACAAAAAGAAGGAATGTGAATAAGCCCTATTTTATTTAATTTATTCTGGTTGAAGATGATCGTTTAATCTCTGAAAAATGGTAAGTACGATGATTGAAAGTTTAAGGAGGCTAAAAAATGAAAGCAATGCGAAAACAAGTCTTCAGTTGGTTGATCATTTTAAGTATGTACGTCAGTCTCATCCCGATGGGGGTCTGGGCCGAAGAATTAAATGAAGCTGCCGGGATGAGTGGCAATAATGAAACAATCGGGATGATGGATGAAAGCCAGATATTGGACATGAACGTTAACCCTTCGGGAATTAATGCGAGTAGTATCCAATCCGGTGACTACTGGTATGAAAATATTACTGGCGGCATAAAAATTGTATCATATACCGGAAGTAGTGGAAATGTGGATATCCCATCAAGTATTGATGGAAAAAGCGTATTGGAAATTGGTGCCGATGCATTTAACGGAAAGAGTACTTTAACGGGTGTCAATTTACCAAACAGCGTAACGGTACTCGGTTTACGTTCTTTTTACAATTGTCCGAATCTGGATTCGGTGTTTTTGGGAAATGGGTTGGTAACCATTGGAAACGGTTCGTTTTGGGGAGCAAAAGCACTGACCAGCATTATGATACCGCATACGGTCACATCGATCGGTTATGCAACCTTTGCCAGTTGTGATGCGCTGAAAAAAATCACCTTTTTTAACAGTTCAATGGCTTTTAACGGACAGGTATTTGGGATGATTCCAAACCTGACGATTTATGGGTATTCCGGCTCTACTGCCGATTCCTACGCTTACGCCAATACCAGACCTTTTGTGGCCTTGCCGGCTTCTTATGTGGACATTTATTATTCCACTCATGTCCAGAATGTTGGCTGGCAGGCATCCCAAAAAAATGGTGAAATCAGTGGCACAGCCGGTCAGTCATTACGTTTGGAAGGGATCAAAATTCTGATTGATAACAGTGAGATAAATGCCGTGATCCAGTATCAGACGCATATTCAGAATATTGGTTGGCAACCGATGGTCAGCAATGGCACACTCAGTGGGACCACCGGCCTTGGCCTGCGCCTGGAAGGAATCCGCATTGAGCTTGATGGAACGGATGTCGGAAAATATGATGTCTATTATCGTGTTCATGCCCAAAATTTTGGATGGCTGGATTGGGCGAAAAATGGTGAAAGTGCCGGAACTCAAGGCATGGGGCTACGACTGGAAGGGATTCAGATCATTGTTGTCCCAAAAGATTCGGCAGCACCAGGGTCAACTGCCTTTCCTTTTATGAGCAGTTTAAATTAGACGAGAAAAGAGCGCTTAGAATGGTGATGCAAGTTATTATGGCATCAGTTAAGGTCTAATTTTCAGTTTGGTAGAACAATTTCGTCGGTAAAAAGTATCGGTAATCTCTGGCGAAAAAGAGGGTCGCAAGTTCGGAATGGCAATGCTGAGCCCATAAGAAAGTTTGAAAAATAACCAATGGAGGAAAACATGAGTATATTTGATATTATCGGGCCAATTATGGTTGGACCATCCAGCTCCCACACTGCGGGAGCGGTGAAAATTGGTTATCTTTCAAGAAAACTGATGGGCGAAAAGATCCTTTCGGCAAAGATTTATTTGCATGGATCGTTTCTGACAACTGGGAAAGGCCATGGCACCGATCGGGCCCTGGTTGCCGGATTGTTGGGAATGAAACCAGATGATATTCGCATTCCACAAAGTTTTGGGCTGGCTGAAAAAGAAGGTATGGTTGTTGAGTTTGGCGGCATCGATCTTCGGGAGGCACATCCCAATTCGGTAAAATTGATTTTGACTGGGGTATCTGGAAGGGAACTGGAGATTTTGGCGTCGTCATTGGGCGGGGGACGGATCCGGATTAATCAGATTGATGGTGTGGATGCCAGTTTTTCTGGGGACTATCCTACTCTGGTAGTTCATAACCTGGATCAGCCGGGCTATGTAACGGAAGTGACATCCATGCTCAGTCATAAATCCATTAACATCGCCACCATGCAGCTGTATCGCGATCATCGCGGTGGCGAAGCAATTATGGTATTAGAATGTGACGAGGAAATATCACCGGACTTCATTAGTTGGCTGAAAGAGCGGAAAGGGATCAGGAAAGTAATTTATCTCAGTTTGGAGGAAGCATCGTGAGTTTTAAAGCGTTACAAGAAATTGTGGATAAAGCAAAAGACAGCGGCAAAGCGCTTTGGGAAATCATTTTGGAAGATGAAATCAATGAGAGTCAGATTTCCAGAGCGGAAGTCCTGGAAAAAATGGAAAAATTATTTTTAGCCATGAAAGATGCAGATGCGAATTATAATGGTCATTTAAAATCTCCGAGCAAACTGGTCGGAGGAGACGGCGAAAAAATCAGTGAAGCCCGAAAAAATCAAACGATGATTTGCGGGGATTTCATGGCACAGGTTATGGAAAAAGCCATTAAAATGGGAGAATCCAATGCGTGTATGAAGCGGATCGTAGCAGCTCCGACGGCGGGTTCCTGTGGTGTCATTCCTGCGGTCTTATTAACCTATCAAAAAGAAAATAAGATCGCTGAATTGAAAATGATCGAGGCTTTATTTATAACTGGCGGTATTGGTCAGGTGATTGCACATCGTGCGTCGATTGCCGGTGCCACTGGTGGTTGTCAGGCGGAGATTGGTTCGGCCAGCGCCATGGCCGCAGGCGCGATGGTATATCTTGCCGGCGGGGATGAAAAAGCGATTGTTCATGGTGCTGCATTAGCCCTGAAAAGTTTATTAGGTCTGGCCTGTGATCCGGTTGCCGGGTTGGTGGAAGTCCCTTGTGTGAAGCGAAATGTGATTGGTGCATTTAACGCTCTGGCTAGTGCTGATATGGCCTTGGCAGGGATTCGTAGTCAAATCCCTCCAGATGAAGTCATCGATGCCATGCGCTCCATAGGCGATGCGATGCCCAGCTCGTTAAAAGAAACCGGTGAAGGGGGCTTGGCAAGGACTCCCACAGGGATACGGATTGAAGAAGAATTGAAGGATTATTAATAATAAAGCAGCTCGCTGTGGCCGATAATAAAAAATAAACAAGCTTGATTAATGAAAACTGCTAACAAAAAAAGAACTAAAATAATAAAAAAAAAGTAAAAAAAATATTTAAATGTGTTATTTAAAGAAAAAGAGGGTAAAAATAGTATCGTAATGTATAACTGTGTAATTTCATACCAATCCTGGCGTGATGTACATAGCAAACGATTCCATTGAAAGGAGGAATAGTGAAGTGAAAAAAATGTCGAAATTGATGGCTTTGTTGCTGGTAGTGGTGATGGTGTTGATGCTTGTACCGGTATCAACTTTTGCCGCAGAAGAAGTTGTTGTGGAAGAACCTACCTTAGTTGTACTAGCAGTTGAGGGGGCCCCTGTTGATGGGACTTTGACTACAGCGGTTGAAACGCCTGTAGCTGAAACACCTGTAGTAGAAGCACCAGTGGTGGAAGCACCTGCCGTAGTAACACCAGCGGTGGAAACACCAGTGGTCGAAACTCCAGCTGTGACAGCACCGGTAGCAGCAGCTCCCGTTGTTGAAGAACCAGTAATCGAAACACAAGCTGTTGATGCAGGAACGATTGAGGTCAAGGCAGTTCCCGCATTAGGTTTATGGAGAGATTCCGTAACATTTATTGATGTGCTTCTTAACAGTGTCGGCGCTGACTACTCATATGATGCAGTAGCAAATGCATTGACACTCAACAATTTTGTTGGTCGAGAAGTCGTTGCATCAGATATGGGCAGCAATTTTGCCATGATTCTCAAAGGCACCAATATTGTTGCTACTGATGATACTTGTGCGATTGATGTAATGGGGAATTTGACCATGAGTGGCGATGGCGAATTAACCGCAGTTGCAGCTAATAATGCGATCCATGTAACAA
This window encodes:
- the sdaAA gene encoding L-serine ammonia-lyase, iron-sulfur-dependent, subunit alpha gives rise to the protein MSFKALQEIVDKAKDSGKALWEIILEDEINESQISRAEVLEKMEKLFLAMKDADANYNGHLKSPSKLVGGDGEKISEARKNQTMICGDFMAQVMEKAIKMGESNACMKRIVAAPTAGSCGVIPAVLLTYQKENKIAELKMIEALFITGGIGQVIAHRASIAGATGGCQAEIGSASAMAAGAMVYLAGGDEKAIVHGAALALKSLLGLACDPVAGLVEVPCVKRNVIGAFNALASADMALAGIRSQIPPDEVIDAMRSIGDAMPSSLKETGEGGLARTPTGIRIEEELKDY
- the cls gene encoding cardiolipin synthase; this encodes MRNSANHFQSMFRFLINVVLILLQLTIIGIVILQFSDYAVYAYWVIEAIAVLVVLNIVYRKKTAAYKISWIIFVLILPAVGIVLYFIWGRQHVSKKSKARWDKINQNTYEKLSQNRDVFEELKDSGIKKEVDLVYRLCGLPVWKNTKTKYLRLGEEMHRANLEAIMSAEKFIFLEYFIVTGGKMYDELMSALFEKAAMGVEVRMMVDEMGSLSTLPKDFYQICAAHQIKSIPFNPLSASLFKFISFRDHRKMTIVDGNVAITGGINIGDEYINEKVRFGHWKDMAVYLEGDAVFSLTTMFLNIWEYVSGEPSLIEDYRGTRESSKADGLVMPFCDGPTNLKNPAVNTYMTVFNNAKEYIYLTTPYLILDTDLTNCILLAARSGVDVRIITPGIPDKKMVYATTRAFYGDLLAEGVRIYEYAPGFIHGKVLVTDDQVSIVGSINMDYRSLTWNYECGTWIYGSETVLEIKKDLLDCINVSREVRYADWEKSSFIKKVGQSVLRIMGPLM
- a CDS encoding carbon-nitrogen family hydrolase, which encodes MKIVAVQMKVALKQVEQNYANAEAWIRKAATAEADVVVLPEMWSGGFITGELDERLADVDGQRTQAFLAKLASELNVNIVGGSVATKKGADYFNTCYVADRGGRIIADYDKAHLFSFAGEDQRYRSGDKLATFQLDGIACGVVICYEIRFPEWCRKQALAETKVLFIPAEWPLLRVGHWRILNQARAIENQMFVVAVNGCGDAMKDRQNAGNSMIIDPLGNLLADAGEVPQEKMILGDVDLAELDKIRNNMTVFNDRRTDLY
- the sdaAB gene encoding L-serine ammonia-lyase, iron-sulfur-dependent subunit beta; protein product: MSIFDIIGPIMVGPSSSHTAGAVKIGYLSRKLMGEKILSAKIYLHGSFLTTGKGHGTDRALVAGLLGMKPDDIRIPQSFGLAEKEGMVVEFGGIDLREAHPNSVKLILTGVSGRELEILASSLGGGRIRINQIDGVDASFSGDYPTLVVHNLDQPGYVTEVTSMLSHKSINIATMQLYRDHRGGEAIMVLECDEEISPDFISWLKERKGIRKVIYLSLEEAS
- a CDS encoding leucine-rich repeat protein; protein product: MKAMRKQVFSWLIILSMYVSLIPMGVWAEELNEAAGMSGNNETIGMMDESQILDMNVNPSGINASSIQSGDYWYENITGGIKIVSYTGSSGNVDIPSSIDGKSVLEIGADAFNGKSTLTGVNLPNSVTVLGLRSFYNCPNLDSVFLGNGLVTIGNGSFWGAKALTSIMIPHTVTSIGYATFASCDALKKITFFNSSMAFNGQVFGMIPNLTIYGYSGSTADSYAYANTRPFVALPASYVDIYYSTHVQNVGWQASQKNGEISGTAGQSLRLEGIKILIDNSEINAVIQYQTHIQNIGWQPMVSNGTLSGTTGLGLRLEGIRIELDGTDVGKYDVYYRVHAQNFGWLDWAKNGESAGTQGMGLRLEGIQIIVVPKDSAAPGSTAFPFMSSLN